GGATGGAATTGCCTTGGCAAACCGTCCAAAAGGCGCGTCCACAACAAGTGGTTCGACTCAGCGAACTGTGAGCCTTCCGAGAGACAATCTACTTCGATCCTGCAGGCATCCCACAACGATGACCGCATTGATCGACCTGGCTGAAGATGTTCTGCGGACCTGGCAACCGCGATGGAGTCCCTTCCTGTCAGCTTTAATGCTGGAAGATGCCAACCAGCTTGAGTCACTGGCAGAACTGCAGATCAGCCGAGATGGCGGCTACCCGGGAGCAGAGCGCAAACGGTTGCTCATCCAACACGCAGCGACCACAGAGCCTGAGCCCCCTTGCCCTCTAGCTGGTCTCAACGTGGAGGGGAACTTCCTGTTCGATCCAACCTCACCCGACGAGATGCGTCTGGCCCTGCAACGCATCGGGGTGGCTGACGAGTCCCTCGGTGATCTATGGATCCGTGGAGATAGAGGTGCTCAAGCCATTTGCACACCGGAAGCCGCGGCCCTATTGCAGGGACAACGAGGCAGCCTGCGGGAGGTGATCATCACCTGCGAATCCTTGCCACTCGAGGCACTGCAATGGCCTGTTCAGAGAGTCGCTCGGCGGTTGAGCAGCGTTGAAGCCTCATGCCGTCTTGATGCCATTGCCTCTGCAGGCTTCGGAATCTCTCGCTCGAAGGTCGTCAAACAAATCAAGGAAGGGCGCTTGCGGCTCAACTGGGAACCCGTGCGGCTAGCAAGTCGGGATTTAAAAGTGGGTGACCGCTTGCAACTTCAAGACAGAGGCAGTATCGAGATCTTGAACATCGAGCGCACAAAACGCGAGCGATGGCGCGTCGACATCCTCCGCCAGTGAGCGGAGTGGATTCAAACGGCACTCCAACTGCTAACTTCAGTTCCTGGTTGAGTCATAGATCAACCACCCATCTCAAACGACAAACTTGAGAGCTGGGGGCGATTAGCTCAGAGGTAGAGCACTACCTTGACACGGTAGGGGTCACTGGTTCGATTCCAGTATCGCCCACTTCCCTTTAGGGACAGGAGTTCGACAATGGCATGCAGCTTGATCGTGGGGCTTGGCCGCTCCGGGGTCGGCGCAGCGCGCCTCCTTCATGCCCAAGGCCATCACGTCGTTGTACTCGAGCGAGATGAAGGTCCCGAACAACAATCCAAAGCACAGCAACTAAGGGATCAAGGCATCCAAACCGAATTGGGATGTCCTTTGGAGCTCTCAAGCTTTCAACCCTGGTTGGATGAAGTTGAGCAAGTGGTCATCAGCCCAGGGATCCCCTGGGATCATCCCACCTTGATGCAGCTCCGCGACCACGGCGTGATTGTTAGAGGAGAAATGGCTGTGGCATGGCAAGCCCTCTGTGATTGCCCTTGGATTGGAATCACCGGCACCAATGGCAAAACCACCGTGACGCATTTACTGCATCACGTTCTTAACCAAGCGGGACTGCACGCTCCGATGGCTGGAAATGTGGGCCATTCCGCCGCCGAATTAGGTCTGCAGTGCATGGATCCATCCCAATCCAAACCGGATTGGATCGTGATGGAGATGAGTAGCTACCAAATCGAATCAGCGAATGAGGTCAGACCCACCATTGGCATTTGGACCACGCTGACTCCCGACCATTTGGAACGGCACGGCTCAATGGATGCCTACAGAGACATCAAACAGGGCCTGCTTCAACGCTCCAAGCATGCCGTTCTCAATGCCGACGACGCAGATCTTCAGAGCAGGCACACTGACTGGCCAGATGCCCAGTGGGTTAGCTCTGCACAAACGACACGGGAGCCAGCAGACCTTGAGCTTTGGATTAATCCGGAAGGCTTGGTTTGCGGGAAACAAGGGTCACTCTTTCCAGCCAATGCTCTCGCCATGCCTGGAGAGCACAATCGCCAAAACCTGCTGCTCGTCACCGCAGCTGCGTTGCAAGCTGGATTAGAACCGCAAGCCATCGAGCGTGGGTTACGCAGCTTCCCAGGAGTGCCACATCGCCTAGAAAATCTGGGGTCGCTCCACGGAATGAACGTGTTCAACGACAGCAAAGCCACGAATTACGACGCGGCCGCGGTTGCAATTCAAGCCGTTCCTGGCCCGATCATTCTGCTTGCCGGTGGACTATCGAAGCAAGGCGATGCCAGTGGTTGGCTACAACTTCTACAAGAGAAGGTTTGCGCAATTGCTCTATTTGGAAGCGATCGAGATATTTTATTGAGCCTAATTCGTGGCTCCGGCTATACAGGAGAGGTGATGT
The window above is part of the Synechococcus sp. WH 8020 genome. Proteins encoded here:
- a CDS encoding photosystem II S4 domain protein is translated as MSLPRDNLLRSCRHPTTMTALIDLAEDVLRTWQPRWSPFLSALMLEDANQLESLAELQISRDGGYPGAERKRLLIQHAATTEPEPPCPLAGLNVEGNFLFDPTSPDEMRLALQRIGVADESLGDLWIRGDRGAQAICTPEAAALLQGQRGSLREVIITCESLPLEALQWPVQRVARRLSSVEASCRLDAIASAGFGISRSKVVKQIKEGRLRLNWEPVRLASRDLKVGDRLQLQDRGSIEILNIERTKRERWRVDILRQ
- the murD gene encoding UDP-N-acetylmuramoyl-L-alanine--D-glutamate ligase, with the protein product MACSLIVGLGRSGVGAARLLHAQGHHVVVLERDEGPEQQSKAQQLRDQGIQTELGCPLELSSFQPWLDEVEQVVISPGIPWDHPTLMQLRDHGVIVRGEMAVAWQALCDCPWIGITGTNGKTTVTHLLHHVLNQAGLHAPMAGNVGHSAAELGLQCMDPSQSKPDWIVMEMSSYQIESANEVRPTIGIWTTLTPDHLERHGSMDAYRDIKQGLLQRSKHAVLNADDADLQSRHTDWPDAQWVSSAQTTREPADLELWINPEGLVCGKQGSLFPANALAMPGEHNRQNLLLVTAAALQAGLEPQAIERGLRSFPGVPHRLENLGSLHGMNVFNDSKATNYDAAAVAIQAVPGPIILLAGGLSKQGDASGWLQLLQEKVCAIALFGSDRDILLSLIRGSGYTGEVMSHPNMADAVTAAIEQGKNGNAASLLLSPACASFDQYKDFEARGNHFRDIIQHHSCYQSTGSN